In a single window of the Esox lucius isolate fEsoLuc1 chromosome 22, fEsoLuc1.pri, whole genome shotgun sequence genome:
- the slc7a14a gene encoding probable cationic amino acid transporter isoform X2: MSDLRMSGLRSKLQRIQWGAGWHSFTSRVLRTKPVESMLDSGAGGTSSHGTRLAKVLSTVDLVSLGVGSCVGTGMYVVSGLVAKEMAGPGVIVSFIIAAVASILSGVCYAEFGVRVPKTTGSAYTYSYVTVGECVAFFIGWNLILEYLIGTAAGASALSSMADSLANKTISTFMITHIGTLNGLGKGEQSYPDLLALLIAMLVTVIVALGVKNSVGFNNVLNVINLMVWVFMMVAGLFFVNGHNWDEGRFLPFGWSGVMQGAATCFYAFIGFDIIATTGEEAKSPNTSIPYAITASLITCLTAYVSVSVILTLMVPYTEIDADAPLMEMFSIHGCYFAKYIVAVGSVAGLSVSLLGSLFPMPRVIYAMAGDGLLFRFLAHVSPYTETPAVACVVSGSLAALLSLLVSLRDLIEMMSIGTLLAYTLVSVCVLLLRYQPESDIHGFVNFLSEEQSNKKKEGVLAECDKEVCSPISDGDDYGGPQTNTCGAKNLPSLGDNEMLIGKPDKTSYTASHPNYGTVDMGSGIESEESEGGMSWRLKKLIGPRYYTMRIRLGLPGKMDRPTPATGKTVTVCVLLLFLVVFIFNAFIIFDSIGVGSWWALLLLGFLAIFMALLIIIILQQPENPKRLPYMAPAVPWVPAAAMLVNSYLMLKLSAITWIRFTIWCFIGVLIYFGYGMWNSTLEIRSKEQEVHASTYQRYDGHHAGVDDGFSGFSVDDDLPPPSNNDPWAAPGAVDGSALSPPKAEDGDWTDPKGGTKNRALAEEDPMDF; encoded by the exons ATGTCGGACCTCAGAATGTCCGGCCTGCGTAGTAAGTTGCAGCGGATCCAGTGGGGGGCCGGATGGCATTCGTTCACCTCCAGAGTCCTCCGGACAAAACCCGTAGAgagcatgttggactctggcgcTG GTGGTACCAGTAGCCATGGCACCAGACTGGCGAAGGTGTTGTCGACGGTCGACCTCGTGTCGCTAGGGGTTGGCAGCTGCGTGGGCACGGGGATGTATGTGGTCTCCGGGCTGGTTGCTAAGGAGATGGCTGGACCTGGTGTCATTGTCTCCTTTATCATCGCAGCTGTGGCGTCCATATTGTCAG GAGTGTGTTATGCAGAGTTCGGGGTGCGCGTTCCCAAGACAACAGGTTCAGCCTACACCTACAGCTACGTCACGGTGGGAGAGTGTGTGGCCTTTTTCATTGGCTGGAACCTCATCTTGGAGTACCTGATTGGTACAGCCGCAGGGGCGTCGGCACTCAGCAGCATGGCCGACTCGCTAGCCAATAAGACCATCTCTACCTTTATGATAACGCACATCGGAACGCTCAATGGCCTGG GTAAAGGAGAGCAGTCTTATCCAGACCTCCTGGCCTTGCTGATAGCCATGCTGGTGACGGTGATTGTGGCGCTGGGCGTGAAGAACTCTGTGGGCTTTAATAATGTGTTGAATGTCATCAACCTGATGGTGTGGGTCTTCATGATGGTCGCCGGGCTCTTCTTCGTCAACGGGCACAACTGGGATGAAGGAAGGTTCCTACCCTTCGGTTGGTCAGGG GTGATGCAAGGGGCGGCCACCTGTTTCTACGCCTTCATAGGGTTTGACATCATCGCCACGACAGGCGAGGAAGCGAAGAGTCCCAACACCTCCATACCCTATGCTATAACTGCCTCGCTCATCACCTGCCTCACAGCGTACGTCTCT gtcTCAGTAATTCTGACTCTGATGGTTCCCTACACAGAGATCGATGCGGACGCTCCGCTAATGGAGATGTTTTCTATCCACGGATGTTATTTCGCTAAGTACATAGTAGCAGTGGGTTCTGTCGCTGGCCTGTCAGTCAGTTTACTGGGATCTCTGTTCCCTATGCCCAGAGTTATCTATGCCATGGCTGGAGACGGTCTGCTCTTCAG gttCCTGGCCCATGTCTCTCCCTACACAGAGACTCCAGCGGTAGCGTGTGTAGTGTCTGGCTCTCTGgctgctctcctctctctcctcgtcTCCCTGCGTGACCTCATAGAGATGATGTCCATAGGAACACTACTGGCATACACACTt gtcagcgtgtgtgtgttgttgctgCGCTACCAGCCCGAATCAGACATCCATGGCTTTGTGAACTTCTTGTCTGAAGAGCAGTCCAATAAGAAGAAGGAGGGCGTGTTGGCTGAGTGCGACAAGGAGGTGTGTTCTCCGATCAGTGACGGAGATGACTACGGAGGTCCACAAACGAACACCTGTGGAGCTAAAAATCTCCCGTCACTAG GCGACAACGAGATGCTGATTGGTAAACCAGATAAAACCAGTTACACTGCCAGCCACCCCAACTACGGCACCGTCGACATGGGTTCCGGTATCGAATCAGAGGAGTCGGAGGGAGGGATGTCGTGGAGGCTGAAGAAGCTGATTGGTCCGCGATACTACACCATGAGGATTCGATTGGGCCTGCCAGGGAAGATGGACCGGCCCACTCCGGCCACCGGGAAGACTGTTACTGTTtgtgtcctcctcctcttcctcgttgtCTTCATCTTCAATGCCTTTATCATCTTTG ACAGCATCGGTGTTGGGAGCTGGTGGGCTCTGCTCCTGCTTGGCTTCCTAGCAATCTTCATGGCCCTCCTCATCATTATCATCCTCCAACAGCCTGAGAACCCCAAGCGCCTTCCCTACATGGCCCCGGCTGTGCCCTGGGTGCCCGCGGCCGCCATGCTGGTCAACAGCTACCTGATGTTAAAACTGTCTGCCATCACATGGATACGCTTCaccatttggtgttttatcG GGGTTCTGATCTACTTCGGTTATGGCATGTGGAACAGCACCCTGGAGATCCGGTCCAAGGAGCAGGAGGTTCATGCTTCCACGTACCAGCGTTACGATGGTCACCATGCCGGGGTAGACGACGGCTTCTCTGGCTTCAGCGTGGACGACGACCTTCCCCCGCCCAGCAACAACGACCCCTGGGCGGCACCAGGCGCTGTTGACGGGTCCGCGTTGTCACCCCCCAAGGCCGAGGATGGTGACTGGACGGATCCGAAGGGAGGAACGAAGAACAGAGCGCTTGCAGAGGAGGACCCTATGGATTTCTGA
- the slc7a14a gene encoding probable cationic amino acid transporter isoform X1 → MSDLRMSGLRSKLQRIQWGAGWHSFTSRVLRTKPVESMLDSGAGGTSSHGTRLAKVLSTVDLVSLGVGSCVGTGMYVVSGLVAKEMAGPGVIVSFIIAAVASILSGVCYAEFGVRVPKTTGSAYTYSYVTVGECVAFFIGWNLILEYLIGTAAGASALSSMADSLANKTISTFMITHIGTLNGLGKGEQSYPDLLALLIAMLVTVIVALGVKNSVGFNNVLNVINLMVWVFMMVAGLFFVNGHNWDEGRFLPFGWSGVMQGAATCFYAFIGFDIIATTGEEAKSPNTSIPYAITASLITCLTAYVSVSVILTLMVPYTEIDADAPLMEMFSIHGCYFAKYIVAVGSVAGLSVSLLGSLFPMPRVIYAMAGDGLLFRFLAHVSPYTETPAVACVVSGSLAALLSLLVSLRDLIEMMSIGTLLAYTLVSVCVLLLRYQPESDIHGFVNFLSEEQSNKKKEGVLAECDKEVCSPISDGDDYGGPQTNTCGAKNLPSLGDNEMLIGKPDKTSYTASHPNYGTVDMGSGIESEESEGGMSWRLKKLIGPRYYTMRIRLGLPGKMDRPTPATGKTVTVCVLLLFLVVFIFNAFIIFGADSIGVGSWWALLLLGFLAIFMALLIIIILQQPENPKRLPYMAPAVPWVPAAAMLVNSYLMLKLSAITWIRFTIWCFIGVLIYFGYGMWNSTLEIRSKEQEVHASTYQRYDGHHAGVDDGFSGFSVDDDLPPPSNNDPWAAPGAVDGSALSPPKAEDGDWTDPKGGTKNRALAEEDPMDF, encoded by the exons ATGTCGGACCTCAGAATGTCCGGCCTGCGTAGTAAGTTGCAGCGGATCCAGTGGGGGGCCGGATGGCATTCGTTCACCTCCAGAGTCCTCCGGACAAAACCCGTAGAgagcatgttggactctggcgcTG GTGGTACCAGTAGCCATGGCACCAGACTGGCGAAGGTGTTGTCGACGGTCGACCTCGTGTCGCTAGGGGTTGGCAGCTGCGTGGGCACGGGGATGTATGTGGTCTCCGGGCTGGTTGCTAAGGAGATGGCTGGACCTGGTGTCATTGTCTCCTTTATCATCGCAGCTGTGGCGTCCATATTGTCAG GAGTGTGTTATGCAGAGTTCGGGGTGCGCGTTCCCAAGACAACAGGTTCAGCCTACACCTACAGCTACGTCACGGTGGGAGAGTGTGTGGCCTTTTTCATTGGCTGGAACCTCATCTTGGAGTACCTGATTGGTACAGCCGCAGGGGCGTCGGCACTCAGCAGCATGGCCGACTCGCTAGCCAATAAGACCATCTCTACCTTTATGATAACGCACATCGGAACGCTCAATGGCCTGG GTAAAGGAGAGCAGTCTTATCCAGACCTCCTGGCCTTGCTGATAGCCATGCTGGTGACGGTGATTGTGGCGCTGGGCGTGAAGAACTCTGTGGGCTTTAATAATGTGTTGAATGTCATCAACCTGATGGTGTGGGTCTTCATGATGGTCGCCGGGCTCTTCTTCGTCAACGGGCACAACTGGGATGAAGGAAGGTTCCTACCCTTCGGTTGGTCAGGG GTGATGCAAGGGGCGGCCACCTGTTTCTACGCCTTCATAGGGTTTGACATCATCGCCACGACAGGCGAGGAAGCGAAGAGTCCCAACACCTCCATACCCTATGCTATAACTGCCTCGCTCATCACCTGCCTCACAGCGTACGTCTCT gtcTCAGTAATTCTGACTCTGATGGTTCCCTACACAGAGATCGATGCGGACGCTCCGCTAATGGAGATGTTTTCTATCCACGGATGTTATTTCGCTAAGTACATAGTAGCAGTGGGTTCTGTCGCTGGCCTGTCAGTCAGTTTACTGGGATCTCTGTTCCCTATGCCCAGAGTTATCTATGCCATGGCTGGAGACGGTCTGCTCTTCAG gttCCTGGCCCATGTCTCTCCCTACACAGAGACTCCAGCGGTAGCGTGTGTAGTGTCTGGCTCTCTGgctgctctcctctctctcctcgtcTCCCTGCGTGACCTCATAGAGATGATGTCCATAGGAACACTACTGGCATACACACTt gtcagcgtgtgtgtgttgttgctgCGCTACCAGCCCGAATCAGACATCCATGGCTTTGTGAACTTCTTGTCTGAAGAGCAGTCCAATAAGAAGAAGGAGGGCGTGTTGGCTGAGTGCGACAAGGAGGTGTGTTCTCCGATCAGTGACGGAGATGACTACGGAGGTCCACAAACGAACACCTGTGGAGCTAAAAATCTCCCGTCACTAG GCGACAACGAGATGCTGATTGGTAAACCAGATAAAACCAGTTACACTGCCAGCCACCCCAACTACGGCACCGTCGACATGGGTTCCGGTATCGAATCAGAGGAGTCGGAGGGAGGGATGTCGTGGAGGCTGAAGAAGCTGATTGGTCCGCGATACTACACCATGAGGATTCGATTGGGCCTGCCAGGGAAGATGGACCGGCCCACTCCGGCCACCGGGAAGACTGTTACTGTTtgtgtcctcctcctcttcctcgttgtCTTCATCTTCAATGCCTTTATCATCTTTG GTGCAGACAGCATCGGTGTTGGGAGCTGGTGGGCTCTGCTCCTGCTTGGCTTCCTAGCAATCTTCATGGCCCTCCTCATCATTATCATCCTCCAACAGCCTGAGAACCCCAAGCGCCTTCCCTACATGGCCCCGGCTGTGCCCTGGGTGCCCGCGGCCGCCATGCTGGTCAACAGCTACCTGATGTTAAAACTGTCTGCCATCACATGGATACGCTTCaccatttggtgttttatcG GGGTTCTGATCTACTTCGGTTATGGCATGTGGAACAGCACCCTGGAGATCCGGTCCAAGGAGCAGGAGGTTCATGCTTCCACGTACCAGCGTTACGATGGTCACCATGCCGGGGTAGACGACGGCTTCTCTGGCTTCAGCGTGGACGACGACCTTCCCCCGCCCAGCAACAACGACCCCTGGGCGGCACCAGGCGCTGTTGACGGGTCCGCGTTGTCACCCCCCAAGGCCGAGGATGGTGACTGGACGGATCCGAAGGGAGGAACGAAGAACAGAGCGCTTGCAGAGGAGGACCCTATGGATTTCTGA
- the cldn11a gene encoding claudin-11a, with amino-acid sequence MANRFVLLNGFVISCIGWIGILIATATNDWVVTCKYGMNTCKKMDELGAKGLWAECVISTALYHCISLTQILDLPAYIQTSRALMITGSLLGLPAVGMVLTAMPCISLGDEPQSAKNKRSVLGGALILLVALCGAVSTVWFPIGAHQEQGLMSFGFSLYAGWVGTAFSLLGGAMITCCSSEPSQHYNNHDNNRFYYSKGQGPGNPVPPSSNHAKSAHV; translated from the exons ATGGCAAACCGTTTTGTCCTGCTCAATGGTTTTGTGATCAGTTGTATTGGCTGGATTGGAATACTTATTGCCACGGCGACCAACGACTGGGTAGTGACATGCAAATACGGCATGAACACCTGCAAGAAGATGGACGAATTAGGAGCTAAGGGACTTTGGGCAGAGTGTGTCATATCAACCGCACTCTACCACTGTATATCTCTGACGCAGATACTAGACCTACCAG CCTACATCCAGACGTCAAGGGCGTTGATGATAACTGGGTCCCTCCTGGGGTTGCCTGCGGTGGGGATGGTCCTTACAGCCATGCCCTGTATATCTCTGGGAGACGAGCCTCAATCAGCCAAGAACAAACGGTCTGTACTGGGAGGAGCCCTCATCCTGCTAGTGG CTCTATGTGGGGCGGTGTCGACAGTGTGGTTTCCTATCGGAGCCCACCAGGAGCAGGGTCTCATGTCGTTTGGTTTCAGCCTGTACGCCGGCTGGGTGGGGACGGCCTTCAGTCTCCTGGGAGGGGCCATGATCACCTGCTGTTCCAGTGAACCCTCCCAACACTACAATAACCATGACAACAACAGGTTCTACTACTCCAAAGGACAGGGGCCTGGAAACCCCGTACCACCATCCTCTAACCATGCCAAGAGTGCCCATGTTTAG